A segment of the Candidatus Marinarcus aquaticus genome:
CGCGACAATCTGCTTGGAAGGCAGAGGCTCTAGCCAACTGAGCTACTCCCGCAACTTTAAAAAAAATGGTGGCGCGGGGCAGAATCGAACTGCCGACACAAGGATTTTCAGTCCTTTGCTCTACCGACTGAGCTACCGAGCCACAAGTGGTGGTGAGAGAAGGATTTGAACCTTCGAAGCCATAGGCGGGAGATTTACAGTCTCCTGGATTTGACCACTCTCCAACCTCACCACTGTAAAGTTTTTAATGGATGGGATAGCAGGATTCGAACCTGCGAATGACGGTACCAAAAACCGTTGCCTTACCACTTGGCGATACCCCAATATGTCGTTTCTTTTCGAAACGTGGACGGGATTATAAACCATTCTTTCTTAACATATAATTAAATTATTACTTTTAAGCTTTTTTTTTGTTAAAAAACTTTTTTTAAGATTAATATTGGATTATGTCATTTTTTTATACAATTATTTCAATTTGTTTAAGGAGTATGATAATGCGAAATTTAATGCAACTTTTTTTAATTGTTTTTCTATCAGTATTTGTTTTGGGATGCAGTAAAACATGGGAAGGTGTGAAAGAAGATACTTCTCAAAACTGGGAAACTACAAAAGAGAAAACACAAGAAGCATGGGATTCAACTAAAGAAGCCGTGCATGACGCAACAGCAGACTAAACTTTTTTGTTCTGCTGTTTGAGATACTTCTCTTTGGCAATAAAGAGTTGTTCAACCAGCATATTTTTAAAATCGTCAG
Coding sequences within it:
- a CDS encoding entericidin EcnAB; this translates as MRNLMQLFLIVFLSVFVLGCSKTWEGVKEDTSQNWETTKEKTQEAWDSTKEAVHDATAD